The following DNA comes from Candidatus Nealsonbacteria bacterium CG07_land_8_20_14_0_80_39_13.
GTAGAATACGCGAAGTAAGTAAAAGTGTCCCGCATCCGCCAGTCGGCGGGTTACGGGACACTTTTTGTTGGAGCGGGTAAGGGGAATCGAACCCCTGTCATTAGCTTGGAAAGCTAAGGTAATACCATTATACGATACCCGCTTATGTATCCTACAATAGTAAAAAAATAGAGAGTTGACAAGCTTTTTGGAAAACCTATACTCAAGGTATGGAAGAAAAGAAATTTTATTTGACTAAAAAAGGGCTGGAAAGGCTTAAAAAAGAATATGAAGAGCTGAAGAGCCTTAAAATCGCCAAGGTAAAGGAGGGGTCTCCGCAGACTTGGCATTCAGAAGATTTAAGTTCTGAATATTTCTCTTTCCAGGACGATTTAGCTTCTCTGGAAAAAAGAATGGCTGAAATTGAGGCGATAATAGATAATTATGAGATTATAAAAATTCCCTCAAAGAAGGATCAGGGCAGGGTTGGTTTGGGGGCGACGGTTTCCCTTGAAGGCGAAGGCAAAAAAGGCAAGGTTAACGAGTTCATGATAGTCGGGACATTGGACGCCAATCCATTAGAGGGCAAGATTTCTTCCGAGTCCCCTGTCGGCAAGGTATTGATGGGGCTTAAGGTTGGAGACGAGGCTGTTATAGAATCTCCCATAAAAATGATTTACAAAGTCAAAAAAATAAAATACAGCTCTTTTTAATATGAAAAATAAACTCAAATTTTTACTTCAACTTAACAAACTCAATGAAATGCCGAGGGCTTATTGGCGCATGAGAGGAGTGAAAAATCCGGAAACAGTTGCCGGGCATATTTTTACCTTGCTCTTGATGGCCTGGATATTTGCCAGAGAAGGCCGTTCTCGGCTAAATCTTAACAAATTAATGGAGATGGCTATTTGCCATGAGTTGACGGCTATCTGTACGGGAGATACAACTCCTTACGACAATATACTGCCGAAAAATAAAAAAGGTAAAAATGAAATTTTGAAGAGATGGCCTCTTCTTTTGGAGAAACACAAAAAAGCGATTTTTAAAGAGGACTTTAAGAAAGAGGAAAAAGCTATCGCTAAAATTGTTTCAAGTTTAGATCATTCCTTCGGCAAAGAAATTATGAAGTTGTGGAAGGAATATAGAAGTAAGAGCAGTCCCGAGGGACAATTTCTTTCCCAGCTCAATGTTTTGGCGGTTTTATTTACAGGACTTTTGTACGAAAAAAAGAATAAGAAATTTTCCGTCGCTCCTCTTTGGGAATGGTTTCTTCAGTCTTCTGATAACCCATTAATCTTAAAAATAGGAGAAGAAATGAAAAAGGAGTTTTATCCTCCAGTGAAGAAAAAATGAAAAAATTGATTTTAGCGTTACTCTCTTTCGCAATTGGGGCTTGCATTTTCTTCTTCGTTATCCATTCCATCGGCTGGGAAAAGATTATTGGTTCTTTCCGTTTTTTTAGTTTTGGAGAATGCTTAATCATATTATTTCTTACCTTTCTCATAACGATAATTTCTATTTGGAGATGGAAGGAGATTTTGAAAGGAGGGGGCGTTAATGTCTCTTTTAAAACCCTTTCCGTTTCTTATCTGGCTGGGTTTTCCATGATGTTTCTTTTCCCTATCATTATTTGGGGCGGAGAATTTTTGAGGGCCTATATTTTCAAAAAACAGAGTTCCATAAGTTGGTCAAAGGGAATGGCCTCCATAATCATTGAAAGAATTCTGGAGTGGACGCTCAATTTGACAATTATTTTTTGGGGATTGGTATTCATTTTTTATAATGTCGGTTTTTCTCTGGTAAATTTTTGGTTTACCTTTGGGCTGGCTTTTCTTTTATTCACGGCGATTATTTGTTTTCTTTATTTTAAAATATTCAAAGAGGAAAGCGTGGTTAAGGTTTTTTTAAGGAACAAAGGGAATGAGCCACTGGAGATTGAGAAGGAAATTTTTTGTTTCTTTAAGAAAGAGAGAGCTTTGGCTTGGAAATGCTTCGGCTTGTCTTCCCTTAAGGCGTTTGTAATGTATTTAAGGGTTTGGATTTTGATGGGTTTTCTGGGGAAGGGAGTCGGAGTTTTGTCGTCATTTTTGATATTTTCCCTTACCTATCTGGCGGCCATAATTCCTATCCCCGCTTCTTTAGGAAGCCATGAGGCTATCCAGATAGCGACTTTTAACGGACTTGGTTTAGGAGCTTCCGTGGCTGCTGTTTTCACTATGATCATCAGGGGAGCGGATTTGGTTCCGGCTTTAATCGGGATGGCCATATTGCTAAAATTAGGCATGGGCATATTCAAAGAATCTAAGAAAGTTAATTTATGAGAAATAAACAATTGGCTAAAATTTTTTCAGAAATATTCCTTTTGCTGGAAATGGAAGGCGGTCTTCCCTTTCGCCACCTTGCCTACTCCAGAGTAGCAGAAGTTTTAGAAGGGACAGAAATGGACGTCAAAGATGTTTATGAAAAGGAGGGCAGAAAAGGGATAGAGGCTATTCCCGGGGTGGGAAAAGATATCGCCGATAAAATTATTGAATATCTAAAAACAGGGAGGGTAAGGTATTATGAAGATTATAAAAAAAAGATGCCGGTTGACATAAGCGAGCTGGTTTCGGTTGAGGGAGTCGGGCCCAGAACGGTAAAGTCCTTATGGCAGGAATTGGGAGTAAAAAATTTAAAAGATTTGGAACAAGCGGCTAAAAAAAACAAAATCGCTCCCCTCTTCGGCTTTGGGGAGAAGAAGGAAAAGAATATTTTAGAAAGTATTAAATTTTTAAAAAGGAGCCATGGCCGATTTCGCTTGGATGAAATTATTCCAAAGGCCAAGGAAATTGAAAACAGATTGAAACTTTTGCCTGAAGTGGGAAAAATTTCAGTAGCCGGGTCATTGAGAAGAATGAAGGAAACCATCGGCGATGTTGATTTCTTAACATTGGTCAGGAAGACGAAAGAATGTCCGACGGACAAAGAGGCTGTTCAAAAAGTTATGAATTATTTTGTTTCTGTTCCCGGGGTTATTAAAATTTGGGGCAAAGGAGGAACCAAGGCTTCAATTAAGCTGGAAGAAGGATTTGATTGCGACTTGAGGATTGTCCATGAAGATTCTTTCGGCTCCGCTTTGCAATATTTTACCGGATCAAAAGAGCACAATATCGCCTTGAGGATAATCGCCATTAAGAACAAAATGAAGCTTAGTGAATACGGTATTTTTAAGGGAAAGAAAATGATAGCCGGATGGGATGAAGAAAGCATTTATCGCTCCCTCGGCCTTTTATGGATAGAGCCGGAATTGAGAGAAAACACAGGAGAAATAGAGGCTTCTTTTGAAAGGAGATTGCCTTCTCTTCTTGGATATGATTCTATTAAAGGCGACTTGCATTGTCATTCAAATTGGGATGGAGGGAAAGACTCAATAGAAGATATGGCTAAAAAAGCCATGGAAATGGGTTATGAATACATCGGTATTTCTGATCATACGAAATTTTTGAAAATTGAAAATGGCTTAGATGAAAAGAGGCTGTCTGAGCAAAGG
Coding sequences within:
- a CDS encoding transcription elongation factor GreA; translation: MEEKKFYLTKKGLERLKKEYEELKSLKIAKVKEGSPQTWHSEDLSSEYFSFQDDLASLEKRMAEIEAIIDNYEIIKIPSKKDQGRVGLGATVSLEGEGKKGKVNEFMIVGTLDANPLEGKISSESPVGKVLMGLKVGDEAVIESPIKMIYKVKKIKYSSF
- a CDS encoding DNA polymerase III, with protein sequence MRNKQLAKIFSEIFLLLEMEGGLPFRHLAYSRVAEVLEGTEMDVKDVYEKEGRKGIEAIPGVGKDIADKIIEYLKTGRVRYYEDYKKKMPVDISELVSVEGVGPRTVKSLWQELGVKNLKDLEQAAKKNKIAPLFGFGEKKEKNILESIKFLKRSHGRFRLDEIIPKAKEIENRLKLLPEVGKISVAGSLRRMKETIGDVDFLTLVRKTKECPTDKEAVQKVMNYFVSVPGVIKIWGKGGTKASIKLEEGFDCDLRIVHEDSFGSALQYFTGSKEHNIALRIIAIKNKMKLSEYGIFKGKKMIAGWDEESIYRSLGLLWIEPELRENTGEIEASFERRLPSLLGYDSIKGDLHCHSNWDGGKDSIEDMAKKAMEMGYEYIGISDHTKFLKIENGLDEKRLSEQRVEIDNLNAKFSRSMRDQPLAGKFKILQGAEVNILNDGSLDIKDEALAKLDYVIAGVHSGHKMEKKEMTERIIKAMKNPYVKILSHPTGRILKKRDEYQCDFDRILRSAKETNTILEINSSSYRLDLKDTNIRKAKEAGVKMVINTDSHNKEQMDIMEFGIAQARRGWAEEKDIINTQPLKELLNNFK